The following are from one region of the Centroberyx gerrardi isolate f3 chromosome 16, fCenGer3.hap1.cur.20231027, whole genome shotgun sequence genome:
- the rest gene encoding RE1-silencing transcription factor, with amino-acid sequence MAAQTLFSVEMFPVGVSLMEDPQSLGVGDLSRNTLPAPQLVMLANVAAVTATEGGGCDSSVADEKEMMELKTVGCSYSDSEDESIIRYSYDNQNHREVCIVEYPESPVLGIRTVVVGNNMALDEEDDGDDNAEDLSRPSEPRPSAGPKTPPPGTKRKVAHAAVAEGTKKKKTFHCKPCNYQAQSEEEFVEHLSTHAISKMMVVNRVEGRSKAKAKEAGASGSQAAEGGAAESGGEAAGDSKGVIRCERCGYNTNRYDHYIAHLKHHSKEGEDHRVFKCTLCPYTTVSQYHWRKHLRNHFPSKLHTCDQCCYFSDRKSNYIQHIRTHTGVRPFLCAYCNYSSSQKTHLTRHMRTHSGERPFKCESCNYLAANQHEVTRHARQVHNGPKPLACPYCKYKTADRSNFKKHVELHLNPRQFLCPLCKYAASKKCNLQYHIKSRHSGCDIAIDVSKVKLRVKKPGPETSRESTDSNMSKFDDSSSCEEDNMDEDDEEPEPIDKQSSPINLSIKKSSKPSAAQPVESEITDKAQKKCEVTSDKEKAPKVKDKAEKKVTTRQKQIEKANENNHKNATVKDSRVESVTPAVSTDKVKRRVKKQPVEKITVQDQAEITKSVGKTQQESLEKDQMETERSDQERSERERTVRQKIEKEKREEKESLEKEREQLKNESIGKENKSLNKPRKAGSKKSEKVTELVEEAPPRQNGPEKTQKDKVGKTKAVKRKAAEALDLSTKPSSDETCTTKPKRLKTKAAEKLQSKPSSSEDVNETPEPRPAPQKDSQTTKTPPAPVKQKKTRNTSKKTTGLKETVAPAKDKTSLASDNALSPVKNTQSPSTEPQEASAQKNNPIENTSTEQDPAEKRPAQQNVPTDEPTPPTPEKTSDKTTEKTTPSPSYSSGEETPSPVEDRPPPTFAKPTSPPLELPGQRGKPADPEDDEGIHSSHEGGSDISDSASEGSDDSGLNGAGAGSGKMANDPETPTDEIPTPTELKSHMCIFCDRTFPLEVEYRRHLNRHLVNVYYMDNTAKGQK; translated from the exons CGCCCCAGCTGGTGATGCTGGCCAACGTGGCGGCGGTGACGGCGACGGAGGGCGGCGGCTGCGACAGCAGCGTGGCGGACGAGAAGGAGATGATGGAGCTGAAGACGGTGGGATGCAGCTACTCCGACAGCGAGGACGAGAGCATCATCAG ATACAGCTACGACAACCAGAACCACAGAGAGGTCTGCATCGTAGAATACCCAGAGTCCCCGGTCCTGGGAATCCGGACCGTGGTCGTAGGAAACAACATGGCGCTGGACGAGGAAGACGACGGGGACGACAACGCCGAAGACCTGTCCCGCCCCTCGgagccccgcccctccgccgGCCCCAAAACGCCTCCGCCGGGCACCAAACGCAAAGTGGCCCACGCCGCGGTGGCGGAGGgcaccaagaagaagaagactttCCACTGTAAGCCCTGTAACTACCAGGCGCAGAGCGAGGAGGAGTTTGTGGAGCACCTCAGCACCCACGCCATCAGCAAGATGATGGTGGTGAAccgggtggaggggaggagcaAGGCCAAGGCCAAGGAGGCGGGAGCGTCCGGGTCCCAGGCAGCCGAGGGCGGGGCGGCGGAGAGCGGCGGGGAGGCCGCGGGCGACAGCAAAGGGGTGATCCGGTGCGAACGGTGCGGCTACAACACCAACCGATACGACCATTACATCGCTCACCtcaaacaccacagcaaggaGGGCGAGGACCACAG GGTGTTTAAGTGCACGCTGTGTCCCTACACCACGGTCAGCCAGTACCACTGGAGGAAACACCTGAGGAACCATTTCCCCAGTAAGCTGCACACCTGCGACCAGTGCTGCTACTTCTCCGACCGCAAGAGCAACTACATCCAACACATCCGAACGCACACCG GAGTGCGTCCTTTCCTGTGCGCTTACTGCAACTACTCCAGCTCACAGAAAACCCATCTGACCCGGCACATGAGGACACACTCCG GTGAGAGACCTTTCAAATGCGAGAGCTGCAACTACCTGGCAGCGAACCAACATGAGGTGACCCGCCACGCCAGGCAGGTCCACAACGGCCCCAAGCCTCTCGCCTGCCCCTACTGCAAGTACAAGACCGCAGACCGCAGCAACTTCAAAAAGCATGTCGAGCTCCACCTCAACCCCCGCCAGTTCCTCTGCCCTCTCTGCAAGTACGCCGCCTCCAAGAAATGCAACCTGCAGTACCACATCAAGTCCAGGCACTCGGGGTGCGACATCGCCATCGACGTGTCGAAGGTGAAACTCCGCGTCAAGAAACCCGGTCCTGAGACCAGCAGGGAAAGCACCGACTCGAACATGAGCAAGTTTGACGACTCATCCAGCTGTGAGGAGGACAACATGGACGAAGACGACGAGGAACCGGAGCCTATCGATAAACAATCGAGtcctatcaatctgtcaatcaaaaaGAGCAGCAAACCCAGCGCTGCCCAACCTGTAGAGAGTGAAATAACTGACAAGGCTCAGAAGAAATGTGAGGTAACTTCTGACAAAGAGAAAGCGCCCAAGGTGAAAGACAAGGCGGAGAAAAAGGTCACAACGAGGCAAAAGCAGATTGAGAAGGCCAATGAGAATAATCACAAGAACGCAACTGTAAAAGACAGCCGGGTGGAGTCGGTAACACCTGCTGTAAGTACAGACAAGGTAAAGAGGCGTGTCAAGAAGCAGCCTGTGGAGAAAATAACTGTCCAGGACCAAGCAGAAATAACCAAATCTGTGGGAAAAACTCAGCAGGAAAGTTTGGAAAAAGAccaaatggagacagagagatctgACCAAGAGAGATCCGAAAGAGAAAgaacagtgagacagaaaatagagaaagagaagcggGAAGAAAAGGAGTCGcttgagaaggagagagaacagTTGAAGAACGAGAGTATCGGGAAGGAGAACAAAAGCCTTAACAAGCCGAGGAAGGCCGGATCAAAGAAATCAGAGAAAGTTACTGAACTTGTTGAAGAAGCTCCACCGAGACAAAACGGTCCAGAGAAAACTCAAAAGGATAAGGTGGGCAAGACGAAGGCTGTGAAGAGAAAAGCAGCGGAGGCCCTGGATCTGTCAACAAAGCCGTCATCTGATGAGACTTGTACCACCAAGCCCAAACGATTGAAAACCAAGGCTGCTGAGAAGCTGCAATCAAAACCCAGCAGTTCTGAGGACGTTAACGAGACTCCTGAGCCACGTCCGGCCCCGCAGAAGGACAGCCAGACCACCAAGACACCGCCTGCCCCTGTAAAGCAGAAGAAGACCAGGAACACCAGTAAGAAAACCACAGGCCTTAAAGAAACTGTGGCTccggctaaagacaagacaagtCTGGCCAGTGATAACGCTTTAAGTCCTGTTAAAAACACCCAGAGTCCATCCACAGAGCCTCAGGAAGCGTCTGCTCAGAAGAACAACCCGATAGAAAACACAAGCACCGAGCAAGATCCTGCGGAGAAACGCCCCGCGCAGCAAAACGTCCCCACAGATGAACCGACTCCACCAACGCCAGAGAAGACTTCTGACAAAACCACGGAGAAGACGACTCCTTCACCAAGCTACAGCTCGGGCGAGGAGACGCCGTCTCCCGTGGAAGACCGCCCTCCTCCAACGTTTGCCAAACCCACCTCGCCCCCTCTGGAGCTTCCCGGCCAGCGCGGCAAACCCGCCGACCCGGAGGACGACGAGGGCATCCACAGCAGCCACGAGGGGGGAAGCGACATCAGCGACAGCGCGTCCGAGGGCAGCGACGACTCCGGCCTCAACGGCGCCGGCGCCGGGTCGGGGAAGATGGCGAACGACCCCGAAACGCCCACCGACGAGATTCCAACGCCGACCGAGCTCAAGAGTCACATGTGCATCTTCTGTGACCGTACGTTCCCTCTGGAAGTGGAGTATCGGCGCCACCTGAACCGTCACCTTGTCAACGTCTACTACATGGACAACACAGCCAAAGGCCAGAAATAA